In Pseudomonas sp. Q1-7, the genomic window CATTCATCGGGTTCAGCGTGACTGGTGTTCGCTGGTGGACCGCGTTCTCGACCCGCGCGGCAAGGACGCCGACAAGGCACTGGCGCGCAAGGAATTGCGTGAGAGCCTGACCGGCGTATCGCCGCTCTTTGCGGACAAGCCCTATTTTCTGAGCGAAGATTTCAGTCTGGTGGATTGCTGCCTGCTGCCGATTCTCTGGCGCCTTCCGGTGCTGGGCATCGAGTTGCCGAGGCCGGCCAAGCCGCTGCTGGATTACATGGAGCGCGCATTCGCGCGCGATGCGTTCCAGGCCAGCCTGTCCGCCGCCGAGCGCGATATGCGCTGAGGAGACCAAGATGAACTCCAGTCGTCCTTATCTGGTCCGTGCTCTCTATGAGTGGATCGTTGACAACAATTGCACGCCGCACCTGCTGGTGAATGCCGAGCATGCCGGCGTGCGGGTACCTCCGGGTTACGCCAACGACGGCCAGATCGTGCTCAACGTTTCGCCGAGCGCAGTCCGCCACTTGCACATGGACAATGATGCGGTGAGCTTCGAGGGGCGTTTTGGCGGCGTCGCCCACACCCTTTACATCCCTTCGGCCGCGGTCATGGCCATCTATGCCCGGGAGAACGGCCAGGGCATGGTCTTCGATCTCGATCCACCGATTCCGGGCGACGATCCGGGGCCGGATGATGATGGTCCGTCCGGTGGGGAGCCGCCAGGCTCTGGAGGCGAGCCTTCACGCCCCAGCGGCCGGCCCAGCCTGAAAGTGGTCAAGTAATGAAAAAGGCGATCCGAGGATCGCCTTTTTCATGCCTGCTGCAAGGGTCAGTTGGTGTACTCGAAGAGTCGGACGATCTTCTGGACCCCGGAAACGCCTTGGACGATGCTGGTGGCCAACTGCGCTTCCTGGCGGGTCACCAGGCCCAGCAGGTAGACGATGCCATTTTCCGT contains:
- a CDS encoding glutathione S-transferase N-terminal domain-containing protein, translating into MAVTNRLACFSDPADHYSHRVRIVLAEKGVAAEIINVEPGRCPPKLAEVNPYGSVPTLVDRDLALYESTVVMEYLEERYPHPPLLPVYPVARANSRLLIHRVQRDWCSLVDRVLDPRGKDADKALARKELRESLTGVSPLFADKPYFLSEDFSLVDCCLLPILWRLPVLGIELPRPAKPLLDYMERAFARDAFQASLSAAERDMR
- a CDS encoding ClpXP protease specificity-enhancing factor, which codes for MNSSRPYLVRALYEWIVDNNCTPHLLVNAEHAGVRVPPGYANDGQIVLNVSPSAVRHLHMDNDAVSFEGRFGGVAHTLYIPSAAVMAIYARENGQGMVFDLDPPIPGDDPGPDDDGPSGGEPPGSGGEPSRPSGRPSLKVVK